One window of the Chryseobacterium camelliae genome contains the following:
- a CDS encoding outer membrane beta-barrel protein, with the protein MLSYQLTNSQTLRFSSSYRPQSPGSSALSSNIVQMAPNIVQRGNPYLKASQRFGNNLIYSYNNKHFDFNTNLFYWYNNRAVNQYYILDSTFGGYALTYENARNAQQYGIQLSGSYKPFGNSLMVIKASLTPTAETIKTGSGTVIRNNYLGNNLVISSEYKSFSVQYMLNIPVYSLDGAFLKTNENQNHVFANYKQKEWTFTAGMYWIGIPSDYKTKSLPESLVNYSRHNRNWDNKSMLVLGISYDFSKGKKNEINRNLNNSTAPAATF; encoded by the coding sequence ATCCTAAGCTATCAACTTACAAATAGCCAGACACTGCGTTTTTCCAGCAGCTACAGGCCGCAGAGCCCGGGAAGCAGTGCGCTGAGCAGCAATATCGTTCAGATGGCTCCAAATATCGTCCAGCGTGGGAACCCGTATCTTAAGGCTTCCCAAAGATTCGGAAACAACCTGATCTACTCGTACAATAACAAACATTTTGACTTCAATACCAATCTTTTCTATTGGTACAACAACCGCGCAGTAAATCAGTATTATATTCTGGACAGTACATTCGGAGGATATGCCCTGACTTACGAGAATGCCAGAAATGCCCAGCAATATGGTATTCAGCTTTCCGGCTCTTATAAACCCTTCGGCAATAGCCTGATGGTGATCAAAGCTTCCCTGACTCCTACTGCTGAAACCATAAAAACCGGAAGCGGTACAGTCATCAGGAATAATTACCTGGGAAATAATCTGGTTATTTCATCAGAATACAAATCATTCAGTGTACAGTACATGCTTAATATTCCGGTATATAGCCTGGATGGCGCATTCCTGAAAACCAATGAGAACCAGAACCATGTTTTTGCAAACTATAAACAGAAAGAATGGACGTTTACTGCCGGCATGTACTGGATCGGTATTCCTTCCGACTATAAAACGAAAAGCCTTCCTGAAAGCCTGGTTAATTATTCACGTCACAATCGAAACTGGGATAACAAATCTATGCTGGTCCTTGGCATAAGCTATGATTTTTCCAAAGGGAAAAAGAATGAAATCAATCGTAATCTCAACAACAGTACCGCTCCTGCAGCTACTTTCTAG
- a CDS encoding RsmE family RNA methyltransferase, whose product MKLFYGEIEGNKVLISDEEQQHIVKVLRMKDGEEIHVTNGKGSLASGKLMTEGKKAFIEVDQLSTDLPGFNPRLHIAIAPTKNIDRIEFFVEKSVEMGISEITLLQTEKTERKNVNIDKLRKQAVAASKQSLRFHFPVINDLTKIQDFLKHTHPETTFVAHCHENLKRQELATIPLMDNITFMIGPEGDFSEKEISFLSQHTIRAVSLGNQRLRTETAGVFVAAWNYFRGIH is encoded by the coding sequence ATGAAACTTTTTTACGGAGAGATCGAGGGAAATAAAGTCCTGATCAGTGACGAGGAACAGCAGCATATCGTAAAGGTCCTGCGGATGAAGGACGGGGAAGAAATCCATGTGACCAACGGGAAAGGAAGCCTGGCTTCCGGAAAACTGATGACTGAAGGGAAAAAGGCCTTTATAGAAGTGGATCAGCTTTCTACTGATCTTCCGGGATTTAATCCGAGGCTGCATATTGCCATTGCTCCTACGAAAAATATAGACCGTATTGAGTTCTTTGTTGAAAAATCCGTGGAAATGGGAATTTCCGAGATCACACTGTTGCAGACGGAAAAAACCGAACGGAAAAATGTGAACATCGATAAGCTGAGGAAACAGGCGGTAGCAGCATCCAAACAGAGCCTGCGTTTTCATTTCCCTGTCATCAATGACCTGACCAAAATCCAGGATTTTTTAAAGCATACCCATCCGGAAACCACCTTTGTCGCGCATTGCCATGAGAACCTGAAACGGCAGGAGCTTGCAACCATTCCGTTAATGGACAACATCACTTTTATGATCGGTCCTGAAGGCGATTTTTCGGAAAAGGAGATTTCTTTTTTATCCCAGCATACCATCCGGGCAGTTTCCCTTGGGAACCAAAGGCTCAGGACGGAGACAGCAGGGGTTTTCGTGGCAGCCTGGAACTATTTCAGGGGGATCCACTGA
- a CDS encoding TrmH family RNA methyltransferase, whose amino-acid sequence MKDLAQTFEYLKQFLTEERLAKIEHFSPESSDFVLPVLEDVYQFRNAAAIVRSVEACGFHKVVALQEENNFEPNLRVTKGADTWVEVEKLPRNIASLREIKNRGYKIVAVSLENNAKMLPEYEVTEPMALVFGTEMEGVSQEILDFADETLAIPMYGFTRSFNVSVAASICMYELKQKLMKSGIDYKLSEEKRLKMKIRWAVNSIRSGEEILNHYLAKTE is encoded by the coding sequence ATGAAGGATTTAGCACAGACTTTTGAGTATTTAAAGCAGTTTTTAACAGAAGAGCGGCTGGCCAAAATCGAACATTTTTCGCCGGAAAGTTCAGACTTCGTGCTTCCTGTGCTGGAAGATGTATACCAGTTCAGAAATGCAGCAGCTATTGTACGTTCCGTGGAAGCCTGTGGGTTTCATAAAGTGGTGGCTTTGCAGGAAGAAAATAATTTCGAGCCCAACCTGCGTGTGACGAAAGGAGCGGATACCTGGGTAGAAGTGGAAAAGCTTCCCAGAAACATAGCCTCCCTCCGGGAGATTAAAAACAGAGGGTATAAGATCGTTGCGGTCTCGCTGGAAAATAATGCAAAAATGCTCCCGGAATATGAAGTGACAGAACCTATGGCACTGGTCTTCGGGACCGAAATGGAAGGGGTTTCCCAGGAAATCCTGGATTTTGCAGATGAAACACTGGCTATTCCTATGTACGGTTTCACCAGGAGTTTCAATGTTTCCGTAGCTGCTTCCATATGCATGTACGAACTGAAACAGAAGCTAATGAAATCAGGCATCGATTATAAGTTAAGCGAAGAAAAGAGGCTGAAAATGAAAATCCGGTGGGCAGTTAATTCAATCCGGAGCGGAGAGGAGATCCTGAATCATTATCTGGCCAAAACGGAATAA
- a CDS encoding translocation/assembly module TamB domain-containing protein, protein MANLENNNENENKKSAAENLGDQVQKTVENVEGKVKETVKEASELASDAILHPVETAQEFGKQAAKDVTSYSWWAKLLLILFWVILGIVATVLIAINLPVTKRWAADQALQIVNRDFKAEMSTESVEVDYFGDVTIKGLKIKDYKGYDFIKAREFRANSDWFSLATNIGKNNSLSFNSLTLVNADVKVITYKGDSISNFIRFTKLFDSGDKKKNPDKPPFQLNSRVQMIDSKVSIVNLNSPGEKGRWLTAQHVNLKAPNVKVNGGDVSALINNFSFVTTRWGKSHLVDTFSTEFSMTKDYLLLKDLTLNTDHSLLQGSIKFNLHDGSWADFADKVRWDMNIKQGSQISGYDISYFVTNWDNSKPVNLAGSMTGPLNKFHLDNFVISNSNVNIATRTMKVNNILKGNFLIETNNLSTDLTYKDLKAMLPTFISTKMKNFADDFGRLKYNGAARVTPQQVYIPNGNLITGIGQAKISRFSLTDYSTPMPKYSGYAEVKDLNTSVITKSKAVGLISGNFDLNGQSFDVNTMRLTTKSRISSIEIMDKEINNLYLDGLLDHRKYNGLITVNDEQAKASVKGLIDFSTKRINMDINADVDYLNMNYFTGKTGNQIVSGQVNGKMAMSSLNDLTLDVEANNINFATAAQKYSIPNAKIKTFLEGGSRVIDVDAPGAVNGKISGRYNLADLAGMMENGLGKILVGPPPRKLYRGQSFAMNFDVQQGLVSYFLPDLKLPQGAKVEGQYDGNSNNLILNLDASALQYIMTKKEEITEADKALAAANPDYKINNREVTRDSAMIDSVMVRINTANLDEQIYAKVSRVLYNKNVIKDLTLSGRNDNNTVLHLAAKFKHGSPEDELDDNLKEYAVNVNQSANEAGDFVFRFEPTEVKFNDVVWAIDTSPELDHSITYRKKAGDFDIRNLRIYSDKSALFIREAQFKSAKDFYVDADIDDFAIEKLLEMQSGGNTMDIKGLANGTVKIKMDKSTIQPLVDVTIDDIMMNGNDMGDITITATNGFSLNVYDVDIKVASAGVIGNNNLHVTGTVNNNTPSPTLDFTAEMRDFDVAFAQQFVQTIFGNLRGKATGDLKIAGTLSNLDYSGDIALKGFGLKLLFTGVDYSFQDTVVPLSKGLAILNNIEVRDGRTNSKGTISGAIQFETLSSMGVNLVMRADNLLVLNTTQKDYDLFWGRVYGQGDLYVDGPVSGLSLSTPNMKALNGSTFTFNSGSTSNVEEFKMLRFLKEGKNGLVTLEEKKKTGGNMNIDFNLDVDKGTTVNVLVGNDVGNITVKGAANNLRFQMSRQGSIAMNGTYRVDNGTFISRAILNKTFQIEKGSSIRWDGDAMKPALDITANYVRMVSNAGEYLNLGRLQPISILLQANITQTLTEPKIDLNVSAMDVSSQVKETLAAKMSQEGEKVLQFGSVLLLNSFNVSNSGGVEVDVAGVAESSGYNILLKQLGSVLNTMSNEFQIDLNYVKGDQYSNTGDRANAGVSFAVSPRINVKTGLGIPLTNTGNTEVNYLSGEGTIEYDLSKKNDGSLILRGYSKPSNIGMVAGAGTNGSANQAYGGGIVWSKSFNSLFKKKKKDKKTADAKAEIKTDSVKSSAK, encoded by the coding sequence ATGGCAAATTTAGAGAATAATAACGAGAATGAGAATAAAAAATCAGCAGCTGAAAACCTGGGCGACCAGGTGCAGAAAACTGTCGAAAATGTAGAGGGCAAGGTAAAAGAGACGGTAAAAGAAGCTTCCGAACTGGCCTCAGATGCCATCCTCCATCCTGTGGAAACTGCCCAGGAGTTCGGGAAGCAGGCGGCAAAAGATGTCACCAGCTATTCCTGGTGGGCAAAACTTCTCCTGATCCTGTTCTGGGTTATTCTTGGTATTGTGGCTACAGTGCTCATTGCGATCAACCTGCCGGTAACGAAGCGCTGGGCAGCTGACCAGGCACTACAGATTGTCAACAGGGATTTTAAAGCGGAAATGTCCACGGAAAGTGTGGAAGTGGACTATTTCGGGGATGTTACCATCAAAGGATTAAAAATCAAAGACTATAAAGGATACGACTTCATCAAGGCAAGGGAATTCCGGGCTAATTCCGATTGGTTTTCACTGGCCACCAATATCGGGAAGAACAATTCTCTGAGCTTCAATTCACTCACGCTGGTTAATGCCGATGTAAAAGTGATTACCTATAAGGGAGACAGCATTTCCAATTTTATCCGCTTTACCAAACTGTTTGACAGCGGCGATAAAAAGAAAAATCCTGATAAACCTCCTTTTCAGCTGAATTCCAGGGTTCAGATGATCGATTCCAAAGTCTCTATCGTCAATCTTAATTCACCAGGTGAAAAAGGGAGGTGGCTTACTGCCCAGCATGTAAACCTAAAAGCACCGAATGTTAAGGTAAACGGGGGGGATGTTTCGGCTTTAATCAATAACTTTTCTTTTGTGACGACAAGATGGGGGAAATCCCACCTTGTCGATACGTTTTCTACGGAGTTTTCCATGACGAAAGATTATCTCCTGCTGAAAGACCTGACCCTGAATACCGATCATTCACTTCTTCAGGGCAGTATCAAATTCAATCTCCATGACGGTTCATGGGCAGATTTTGCAGATAAGGTGCGATGGGATATGAACATCAAGCAGGGAAGCCAGATCAGCGGATATGATATCAGCTATTTTGTGACCAACTGGGATAACAGCAAGCCTGTAAACCTTGCCGGATCAATGACCGGTCCGTTAAATAAGTTCCATCTTGATAATTTTGTCATTTCCAATTCAAATGTGAATATTGCGACGCGTACCATGAAGGTCAACAATATCCTTAAAGGAAACTTTCTGATCGAAACCAATAATCTGTCCACGGACCTTACATACAAAGATCTTAAAGCCATGCTTCCGACATTCATCTCCACAAAAATGAAGAATTTTGCAGATGATTTCGGAAGGCTCAAATACAATGGTGCGGCGAGGGTAACTCCGCAACAGGTATATATTCCCAACGGAAACCTCATTACCGGTATCGGGCAGGCAAAAATCAGCCGTTTTTCCCTTACGGATTACAGCACTCCGATGCCGAAGTATTCGGGCTATGCCGAAGTGAAAGACCTTAATACGTCCGTGATTACCAAAAGCAAGGCGGTAGGACTTATCTCCGGAAATTTTGACCTGAACGGGCAGAGTTTTGATGTCAATACCATGCGCCTGACCACAAAATCCCGGATTTCAAGTATAGAAATCATGGATAAGGAAATCAATAACCTGTACCTGGATGGTCTGCTGGACCACAGAAAGTACAACGGGCTTATCACCGTAAATGATGAACAGGCTAAAGCCAGCGTGAAAGGACTGATTGATTTCAGTACAAAGAGGATCAATATGGATATCAATGCCGATGTTGATTATCTGAACATGAACTACTTTACCGGTAAAACAGGAAACCAGATCGTAAGCGGACAGGTAAATGGAAAAATGGCCATGTCTTCACTGAATGACCTTACCCTTGATGTGGAAGCCAATAATATCAATTTTGCCACAGCAGCCCAGAAATACAGCATTCCTAATGCAAAAATAAAAACCTTCCTCGAGGGCGGAAGCAGGGTGATTGATGTAGATGCTCCTGGGGCAGTAAACGGTAAAATCTCAGGAAGGTATAATCTGGCAGACCTTGCCGGAATGATGGAGAATGGATTAGGGAAAATCCTGGTCGGCCCGCCGCCGAGAAAACTATACCGGGGACAGAGTTTTGCCATGAATTTTGATGTTCAGCAGGGATTGGTCAGCTATTTCCTACCGGACCTGAAGCTGCCTCAGGGAGCAAAAGTAGAAGGACAGTATGACGGTAATTCCAATAACCTGATCTTGAATCTCGATGCTTCTGCCCTGCAGTACATCATGACCAAAAAAGAGGAAATTACTGAAGCTGATAAGGCACTGGCTGCCGCCAATCCTGATTATAAGATCAATAACAGAGAAGTGACCAGGGACAGCGCCATGATAGACAGTGTGATGGTGAGGATCAATACGGCGAACCTGGATGAGCAGATCTATGCCAAGGTCAGCAGAGTATTATATAATAAAAATGTAATCAAAGACCTCACGCTTAGCGGAAGGAATGACAATAATACCGTTCTCCACCTGGCCGCGAAATTCAAGCATGGCAGCCCTGAGGATGAGCTGGACGATAACCTGAAAGAATATGCCGTTAATGTCAACCAGTCAGCAAATGAAGCTGGGGATTTTGTCTTCAGGTTCGAACCTACGGAAGTAAAATTCAATGATGTGGTCTGGGCTATCGACACCAGCCCGGAACTGGACCATTCCATAACCTATAGGAAGAAAGCCGGCGATTTTGATATCCGTAACCTGAGGATTTATTCCGACAAAAGTGCCCTGTTCATCAGGGAGGCGCAATTTAAATCAGCCAAGGATTTTTACGTAGATGCGGACATTGATGATTTTGCCATTGAAAAACTCCTGGAAATGCAGTCCGGAGGCAATACCATGGATATCAAAGGACTCGCTAACGGGACGGTTAAGATCAAAATGGATAAAAGCACCATACAGCCTCTCGTAGATGTTACCATAGATGATATCATGATGAACGGCAACGATATGGGGGATATTACCATTACCGCAACCAACGGATTCTCCTTAAATGTATATGATGTGGACATCAAAGTGGCTTCCGCAGGAGTGATCGGGAATAACAACCTTCATGTGACAGGTACCGTGAATAATAATACACCGTCACCAACACTTGATTTTACGGCTGAAATGCGGGATTTCGATGTTGCTTTTGCCCAGCAGTTCGTTCAGACGATCTTTGGTAACCTCCGGGGTAAAGCGACCGGCGACCTTAAAATTGCCGGAACGCTCAGCAACCTCGATTACAGCGGTGATATTGCTCTGAAAGGCTTTGGCCTCAAACTGTTGTTTACAGGCGTCGATTATTCGTTCCAGGATACGGTAGTTCCGTTATCGAAAGGTCTTGCCATCCTGAATAATATTGAAGTCCGTGACGGAAGAACCAATTCCAAGGGAACGATATCCGGAGCCATCCAGTTTGAAACCCTTTCATCTATGGGAGTCAACCTGGTGATGAGAGCTGATAACCTGCTGGTCCTGAATACCACTCAGAAAGATTATGACCTGTTCTGGGGAAGAGTCTACGGACAGGGCGACCTGTATGTAGACGGACCTGTTTCCGGCCTCAGCCTCTCTACACCTAATATGAAGGCGCTGAACGGAAGTACCTTTACCTTCAACTCCGGATCTACATCCAATGTTGAAGAATTTAAGATGCTGAGGTTTCTAAAAGAGGGCAAGAACGGACTGGTAACCCTGGAAGAAAAGAAAAAGACCGGAGGCAATATGAATATCGACTTCAATCTCGATGTTGATAAAGGAACAACGGTAAATGTCCTGGTAGGAAACGATGTAGGAAATATTACCGTAAAAGGTGCGGCAAATAACCTGAGGTTCCAGATGAGCAGACAGGGCAGTATAGCCATGAACGGTACTTACCGGGTAGATAACGGTACTTTTATATCGCGTGCGATCCTGAATAAAACCTTCCAGATCGAAAAAGGCAGCAGCATACGCTGGGATGGTGATGCCATGAAACCTGCACTGGATATTACCGCCAATTATGTAAGGATGGTATCCAATGCAGGGGAATACCTTAACCTTGGAAGGCTGCAGCCGATCAGTATATTGCTTCAGGCCAATATTACCCAAACCCTTACCGAACCTAAGATCGACCTGAATGTGTCTGCAATGGATGTATCCAGCCAGGTAAAAGAGACGCTTGCTGCAAAAATGAGCCAGGAAGGAGAGAAAGTGTTACAGTTCGGATCCGTATTATTGTTAAATAGTTTTAACGTTTCCAACAGTGGAGGGGTAGAGGTGGATGTGGCCGGTGTGGCAGAATCATCCGGGTATAATATCCTTTTGAAACAGCTCGGATCCGTTTTGAATACCATGAGTAATGAGTTTCAGATTGACCTGAATTACGTTAAGGGAGACCAGTACTCCAATACCGGAGACCGCGCCAATGCAGGGGTAAGCTTTGCCGTATCCCCACGGATCAATGTGAAGACCGGACTGGGAATTCCGCTAACCAATACCGGAAATACGGAGGTAAACTATCTTTCCGGTGAAGGAACTATTGAGTA
- a CDS encoding asparaginase: MKRKVLLIYTGGTIGMEKDYETGSLRAFDFGNIFEKMPEMKLMECEVFVHPFAKPLDSSDMGPEEWKIIARYIDKNYHEYDGFLILHGTDTMSYTASALSFMLKGLTKPVIMTGSQLPIGDLRTDAKENLLTSLYYASLYEGDEAVIQEVAIYFEYKLLRGNRTLKYSAEYFDAYSSPNYPILGQSGVHLNIIKENLFRCKTQETFHIDEHISGDVLFWRIFPGMNLNHFRDIPKMKVLILQVFGSGTIFSSEGTQEILQEIRNNGTEIIVVSQCISGGISFGKYENSNVFAKIGAISGKDMTAETAITKAMHLIDNPRYPGSFANHFSESLCGEITN; encoded by the coding sequence ATGAAACGAAAAGTGCTGCTGATCTATACCGGAGGAACCATTGGTATGGAAAAAGATTACGAAACCGGAAGCCTCAGAGCCTTTGATTTTGGGAACATCTTTGAGAAGATGCCCGAGATGAAGCTTATGGAATGTGAAGTTTTCGTCCATCCCTTTGCCAAACCGCTGGACTCTTCAGATATGGGACCGGAAGAGTGGAAAATCATCGCGCGCTATATTGATAAAAACTACCATGAATATGACGGCTTCCTGATCCTTCACGGTACAGATACAATGTCTTATACAGCCTCCGCCCTGAGCTTTATGCTGAAAGGCCTTACAAAACCTGTGATCATGACGGGCTCCCAGCTGCCGATCGGTGATCTCCGTACGGACGCTAAAGAAAACCTGCTGACCAGCCTCTATTATGCAAGCCTGTATGAAGGGGATGAAGCTGTCATCCAGGAAGTAGCCATTTATTTTGAGTATAAGCTGTTAAGAGGCAACAGGACGCTGAAATACTCAGCAGAATATTTTGACGCGTATTCCAGCCCGAACTACCCTATCCTGGGCCAGTCCGGCGTCCATCTGAATATTATCAAGGAAAACCTGTTCCGCTGTAAAACGCAGGAAACCTTCCATATCGATGAGCATATTTCGGGCGATGTGCTTTTCTGGCGGATTTTCCCGGGCATGAACCTTAACCATTTCAGGGATATTCCTAAAATGAAAGTACTCATCTTACAGGTATTCGGTTCCGGAACCATATTCAGCAGCGAGGGAACACAGGAGATCCTCCAGGAAATCAGGAACAACGGCACTGAAATCATTGTGGTGAGCCAGTGCATCTCCGGAGGCATTTCATTCGGCAAATATGAAAACAGCAACGTCTTTGCAAAAATCGGAGCGATCAGCGGAAAAGACATGACTGCAGAAACGGCCATTACCAAAGCCATGCACTTAATTGACAATCCTCGGTATCCCGGAAGCTTTGCAAATCACTTCTCTGAAAGCCTGTGCGGAGAAATTACAAATTAA
- the tsaD gene encoding tRNA (adenosine(37)-N6)-threonylcarbamoyltransferase complex transferase subunit TsaD — translation MSDSIILGIESSCDDTSAAIIRGNSILSNIAANQEIHKEYGGVVPELASRAHQQNIIPVVEKSLTKANIQQNAISAIGFTRGPGLLGSLLVGTSFAKSLAMSLDVPLIEVNHLQAHILAHFIEDANPMPPTFPFLCLTVSGGHTMIVLVKDYFDMEIIGKTTDDAAGEAFDKIGKIFDLDYPAGPIIDRLAKEGNPDAFTFNKPKLDHYDYSFSGIKTSVLYFIQKEVRKNPDFIQENLNDLCASVQKAIIEILMNKLEKAAKDLNINEVAIAGGVSANSALRKAMESNREKLGWSIYIPKFEYTTDNAAMIAMVAQLKFERGEFTDLRTSATAKYDL, via the coding sequence ATGAGCGACTCTATAATTTTAGGTATTGAATCGTCTTGTGACGACACATCAGCAGCCATCATCAGGGGAAATTCAATTTTGTCCAATATCGCTGCAAATCAGGAAATCCATAAAGAATATGGAGGTGTTGTTCCGGAACTGGCTTCGCGCGCGCATCAGCAAAATATCATCCCCGTTGTTGAAAAATCTCTGACCAAAGCAAATATACAACAAAATGCAATTTCAGCGATAGGATTTACACGCGGGCCCGGACTTTTAGGTTCACTCCTTGTGGGAACTTCCTTCGCTAAGTCTCTGGCAATGAGCCTCGACGTACCGCTTATTGAGGTTAACCATCTGCAGGCACATATTTTGGCGCATTTCATTGAGGATGCAAATCCCATGCCGCCCACATTCCCGTTTTTATGCCTTACGGTAAGTGGCGGACACACCATGATCGTCCTGGTAAAAGACTATTTCGATATGGAAATTATCGGTAAAACCACTGATGATGCCGCAGGGGAAGCCTTCGATAAGATCGGTAAAATTTTTGACCTTGATTACCCGGCTGGCCCTATCATAGACCGGCTGGCTAAAGAAGGCAATCCGGATGCTTTTACATTCAATAAGCCGAAGCTGGACCACTATGACTATTCCTTCAGCGGCATCAAAACCTCTGTATTGTACTTCATTCAGAAGGAAGTGAGGAAAAATCCGGATTTCATCCAAGAAAACCTTAACGATCTCTGTGCGTCCGTACAGAAAGCCATTATCGAGATCCTGATGAACAAGCTTGAAAAAGCAGCCAAAGACCTTAATATCAATGAGGTGGCTATTGCTGGCGGAGTATCGGCCAATTCAGCGCTAAGAAAGGCGATGGAAAGCAACCGGGAAAAGCTCGGATGGAGTATTTATATTCCAAAATTTGAATACACCACAGATAATGCTGCCATGATTGCCATGGTAGCGCAACTTAAATTTGAACGCGGAGAATTTACAGACCTGCGGACTTCAGCAACAGCGAAATACGATCTATGA
- the rpoN gene encoding RNA polymerase factor sigma-54, producing the protein MLKQHLQLKLGQKLAPQQIQLMKLIQLHTLEFEEELERELEENPALEIVKEEGKEDEFSSLEDDYQDEGTESIETDFDVEQYLYDDEPSYKTASSNYSPDDEEFDNESLLTEGQSLYDYLMEQIHLINIGDEDLKIAEYIIGNLDTDGYLRREIKSLVDDLAFSQGVYTTKERVEDILENYIQKLDPPGVGARSLQECLLLQIEKKVSSDKAVSLAANILRYQFDALTNKHYNKIIQKYDIEEEDLKDALEEISKLSPKVGGNFDTQTITINQEIIPDFVIQVKDGQVIPMLNSKNAPTLRVSEEYKDILTTYSHDKNSSEHKQAALFIKQKLDAAKWYIDAINQRQNTLLQTITAIVKFQKDYFITGDEKSLKPMILKDIADITGFDISTISRVVKSKYADTPNGIIYLKDLFSDSLTNDDGEEVSTKEIKTHLQEVISKENKRKPLTDDALVVILKQQGYNIARRTIAKYREQLNIPVARLRKEL; encoded by the coding sequence ATGCTCAAACAACATTTACAACTTAAGTTAGGACAAAAATTAGCCCCCCAGCAGATTCAGCTGATGAAGCTGATCCAGCTTCATACTCTGGAGTTTGAAGAAGAGCTGGAACGGGAGCTGGAAGAAAACCCTGCTTTGGAAATTGTAAAAGAAGAAGGTAAAGAAGATGAATTTTCATCGCTGGAAGATGATTACCAGGACGAAGGGACTGAAAGCATCGAAACTGATTTTGATGTAGAACAGTACCTCTATGACGATGAGCCCAGCTATAAAACAGCTTCCAGCAACTATTCTCCGGATGACGAAGAATTTGACAATGAAAGCCTTTTAACGGAAGGCCAGTCCCTGTACGATTATCTTATGGAGCAGATCCACCTGATCAATATCGGGGATGAAGACCTTAAAATTGCTGAGTATATCATCGGAAACCTTGATACGGACGGATACCTGAGAAGGGAAATCAAATCTCTTGTGGACGACCTGGCATTTTCGCAGGGTGTTTATACCACTAAAGAAAGGGTAGAGGATATCCTGGAAAATTACATCCAGAAGCTGGATCCGCCTGGAGTGGGTGCGCGCAGTCTTCAGGAATGCCTGCTGTTGCAGATTGAAAAAAAGGTAAGTTCAGACAAAGCCGTTTCACTGGCGGCCAATATTTTAAGGTACCAGTTTGATGCTTTAACCAATAAGCATTACAATAAGATCATCCAGAAGTATGATATCGAAGAAGAAGATCTTAAAGATGCCCTGGAAGAAATCTCGAAACTGTCTCCTAAAGTAGGCGGGAATTTCGATACCCAGACCATCACCATCAACCAGGAAATCATCCCGGATTTTGTCATCCAGGTGAAGGACGGGCAGGTAATCCCGATGCTTAACAGCAAAAATGCACCGACTCTGCGGGTATCAGAAGAATACAAGGATATCTTAACCACCTATTCTCATGATAAGAATTCTTCCGAGCACAAGCAGGCGGCATTATTCATCAAACAGAAACTGGATGCTGCCAAATGGTATATTGATGCGATTAACCAGCGTCAGAATACCTTGTTGCAGACCATTACAGCCATTGTTAAATTCCAGAAGGATTATTTCATTACCGGCGACGAGAAATCCCTGAAGCCAATGATCCTGAAGGATATTGCGGATATTACAGGATTTGATATTTCAACCATTTCCAGGGTAGTGAAAAGCAAATATGCAGATACGCCGAACGGGATCATTTACCTTAAAGACCTGTTCTCCGACAGTCTGACCAATGATGACGGTGAGGAGGTTTCTACCAAGGAAATCAAGACCCATCTTCAGGAAGTCATCAGCAAAGAGAATAAAAGAAAACCGCTCACAGATGACGCACTTGTCGTGATCCTGAAACAGCAGGGCTATAATATTGCCCGTAGGACCATTGCCAAATACCGTGAACAATTGAATATTCCGGTGGCGCGTCTGAGAAAAGAACTTTAA